A window from bacterium encodes these proteins:
- a CDS encoding response regulator, giving the protein MNSNGWNVSEQRVPIDILLIEDRDEAIEMVEGAIAETRLRNRMVVARSQLEALHYLRHTVAFGPLDADHGITKPGLILLDINMDSQQGFDVLHEIRTDPKLMTIPVVVLTDNLAESDLAYTISHGVTGYFLKPMDPGQLRKVVRDVEDHWNLLWNAPCAN; this is encoded by the coding sequence ATGAACAGCAATGGGTGGAACGTGTCTGAACAGCGGGTACCGATAGACATACTGCTGATCGAAGATCGGGATGAAGCCATCGAGATGGTGGAAGGCGCGATTGCCGAGACAAGGCTCCGCAATCGCATGGTGGTCGCGAGATCACAATTGGAGGCCTTGCACTACTTGCGGCACACGGTGGCTTTCGGGCCACTGGACGCAGACCATGGCATCACGAAACCGGGTTTGATCCTGCTCGACATTAATATGGACAGCCAGCAAGGGTTCGATGTGCTGCATGAGATTCGCACGGATCCGAAGCTGATGACGATTCCGGTGGTGGTTCTTACGGACAACTTGGCCGAGTCGGACTTAGCGTACACGATTTCGCACGGAGTCACGGGATATTTTCTGAAGCCGATGGACCCGGGGCAACTGAGAAAGGTCGTACGCGACGTGGAAGACCACTGGAACCTGCTGTGGAACGCTCCCTGCGCAAATTGA
- the sthA gene encoding Si-specific NAD(P)(+) transhydrogenase, producing the protein MPQEKYDLVVIGSGPGGTRAAISAAKKGKRVAIVERMRELGGVCVATGTIPSKTMREAALHLSGLQQRAFYGATYRNKENITAEDLRIRTQIVMTREWEVVRSQLTRNNVDIFVGTGRFSDPHTIIVEHGDDEHELKTDFAVIAVGTRPYMPPGVEHDGVTILNADSILDIKTIPRTMTCIGGGVIGLEYASIFAALGVRVTVIDQAKELLSFVDTEIVDALVYQLRQLNVVFRLGEKVEQVTVDKSGDTPHAVTKLASGKIVVTDVALYSAGRQANADLIDAAKAGLEVDKRGKIAVNSRYRTNVPHIFAVGDVIGFPALASTSMEQGRLAALDAFGYEDEKQVPDIYPYGIYTIPEISTVGATEELLTQESIPYEIGVARYKEIARGQILGDETGVVKLIVDQRTRRLLGVHAIGTGATELIHIGQAVIAHNGTIDYLINAVFNYPTLAECYKTAALDAHNRLAALQSVKKSPPRPQPA; encoded by the coding sequence ATGCCCCAAGAAAAGTACGATTTGGTCGTTATTGGCAGCGGGCCCGGCGGTACCCGGGCTGCGATTTCTGCGGCGAAAAAAGGGAAAAGAGTCGCCATCGTGGAACGCATGCGGGAACTCGGCGGAGTCTGCGTGGCCACCGGCACCATTCCGTCAAAAACGATGCGCGAAGCCGCTCTGCATCTCTCCGGCCTGCAGCAGCGCGCCTTTTATGGTGCGACCTATCGCAACAAGGAGAACATCACTGCCGAAGATCTCCGAATCCGCACTCAGATAGTAATGACTCGCGAATGGGAAGTCGTGCGGTCACAATTGACTCGTAACAACGTCGACATCTTTGTCGGAACCGGTAGGTTCAGCGACCCGCACACCATAATCGTCGAGCATGGTGACGACGAACACGAACTCAAAACGGATTTCGCGGTTATCGCTGTCGGCACGCGGCCCTACATGCCGCCCGGTGTCGAACATGACGGCGTGACCATCTTGAACGCTGACTCCATTCTTGATATCAAAACAATTCCTCGCACAATGACCTGCATCGGCGGCGGCGTTATCGGTCTCGAATATGCCAGCATCTTCGCCGCTCTTGGCGTCCGTGTCACTGTGATAGACCAGGCCAAAGAGCTGCTGAGCTTTGTGGACACTGAAATCGTTGACGCGCTCGTCTATCAGCTTCGTCAACTCAATGTCGTCTTTCGCCTTGGCGAAAAAGTTGAACAGGTCACCGTGGACAAGAGCGGCGACACACCTCACGCCGTGACAAAACTCGCGTCCGGCAAAATCGTCGTCACCGACGTCGCTCTCTATTCTGCCGGCAGACAGGCGAATGCCGATTTGATTGATGCGGCAAAAGCGGGACTCGAAGTGGACAAGCGCGGCAAAATCGCCGTGAACTCGCGCTACCGGACAAACGTGCCGCACATCTTCGCAGTGGGAGACGTTATCGGCTTTCCGGCGCTTGCCAGCACCTCCATGGAGCAAGGACGGCTTGCCGCGTTGGATGCGTTCGGTTATGAAGATGAAAAGCAAGTCCCCGACATCTATCCTTACGGCATCTATACGATTCCCGAAATCTCCACGGTCGGCGCCACTGAGGAATTGCTGACACAAGAGTCCATTCCCTACGAAATCGGCGTCGCGCGTTACAAGGAAATTGCCCGCGGGCAAATTCTCGGCGATGAAACCGGTGTCGTGAAACTCATTGTTGACCAGCGGACACGCAGACTGCTGGGCGTGCACGCCATCGGAACCGGCGCAACTGAACTGATTCACATCGGACAGGCCGTGATCGCGCACAATGGCACCATTGACTATCTCATCAATGCCGTTTTCAACTATCCGACTCTCGCCGAGTGCTACAAGACTGCCGCGCTTGACGCGCACAATCGTCTCGCCGCTCTGCAATCTGTAAAAAAATCTCCGCCCAGGCCGCAGCCCGCCTGA
- a CDS encoding prepilin-type N-terminal cleavage/methylation domain-containing protein: protein MNQRGVTTLELLMVVVIIGILTMVTMTEFFKVHNRAYVGAALSDLQVIRKAMAMHDAEWGYFPPNDANSMPDLISQLLDPMGQPYLTPPSGDNWNTFSYDAPDPSDLQADYDLTVICNDHFNTQITVHWDSRIDFLRLGP, encoded by the coding sequence ATGAATCAGCGTGGCGTTACTACCCTTGAACTCTTGATGGTCGTAGTCATCATCGGCATTTTGACGATGGTGACGATGACCGAGTTTTTCAAAGTGCATAACAGAGCTTATGTCGGTGCGGCGCTTTCTGATTTGCAAGTCATTCGCAAGGCGATGGCAATGCACGACGCGGAGTGGGGGTATTTTCCGCCGAATGACGCGAACTCAATGCCGGACTTGATTTCTCAACTGCTCGATCCGATGGGGCAGCCCTATCTGACTCCGCCGTCGGGCGACAACTGGAACACGTTCAGCTATGACGCTCCGGATCCTTCGGACCTGCAAGCCGACTATGACTTGACAGTGATTTGCAACGATCACTTCAACACACAGATAACCGTACACTGGGATTCACGAATTGACTTCCTGCGATTAGGTCCGTGA
- a CDS encoding T9SS type A sorting domain-containing protein, with the protein MTKMKILLFAAAMIVVSSIGVKPAHAWCDPGEVFCGFVVDTTVRFGHDDVERYKVSSTGPYCTPGGSDDRWRGKAHVYRIAPQNAAVPDPLWISLDWNDDPTTSRDDLILVVLEDCDANKCLGADPHFLEFSTQNGNRLPNNDSNGYWIIVDSRRDTTVAYTLNIYCGDFPFSVELSSFSAVRTQEGVAVNWSTASETDNDRFEVSRRELGSDEWMTVGVVAGNGTSSAQHDYSIVDRSVSNAGYYYQLAGFDANGNSQVFGSVIVESVTEVVPAVNSYELTGNYPNPFNPTTNIQFSVGETAEITLNVYDVQGRIVAELVNGVVEAGAHEIAFDATGLTSGVYFAQMRGTFGSDVMKMVLMK; encoded by the coding sequence ATGACAAAGATGAAGATTCTGCTTTTTGCCGCAGCAATGATTGTGGTCAGCAGTATTGGCGTAAAGCCTGCGCATGCGTGGTGTGATCCGGGTGAGGTGTTCTGCGGATTTGTGGTTGACACGACCGTGCGCTTCGGTCATGACGATGTGGAGCGCTACAAGGTTTCCAGCACGGGCCCGTACTGCACGCCGGGCGGTTCCGATGACCGTTGGCGCGGGAAGGCGCATGTTTATCGCATCGCGCCGCAAAACGCCGCCGTTCCCGATCCGCTGTGGATTTCTTTGGACTGGAATGACGACCCAACGACTTCGCGCGACGACTTGATTCTGGTCGTACTTGAAGACTGTGACGCGAACAAGTGCCTCGGCGCTGATCCCCACTTCCTGGAGTTTTCCACTCAGAACGGGAATCGTCTGCCGAACAACGACTCGAACGGTTATTGGATTATCGTTGACAGCCGCCGTGACACAACGGTTGCCTACACGCTTAACATTTACTGCGGAGACTTTCCGTTCAGCGTCGAACTTTCGTCGTTTTCAGCAGTTCGCACGCAGGAAGGCGTCGCGGTCAACTGGAGCACCGCCTCTGAGACCGACAACGATCGCTTTGAAGTTTCGCGCCGCGAACTTGGCAGCGATGAATGGATGACGGTCGGAGTGGTCGCCGGCAACGGAACGAGCTCCGCTCAGCATGATTACAGCATCGTTGACCGCTCGGTGAGCAACGCGGGTTACTATTATCAGCTTGCGGGCTTTGACGCGAACGGCAACTCGCAGGTGTTCGGTTCTGTCATCGTCGAGTCCGTAACGGAAGTTGTACCGGCGGTGAATTCGTACGAGCTTACAGGCAACTACCCGAATCCGTTCAACCCGACGACGAACATTCAGTTCTCGGTTGGCGAGACCGCCGAGATTACGCTGAATGTTTACGACGTGCAGGGCCGCATCGTGGCCGAACTTGTGAACGGCGTCGTTGAAGCGGGTGCGCATGAGATCGCTTTCGACGCGACCGGATTAACGTCCGGAGTGTATTTTGCGCAGATGCGCGGCACGTTCGGCAGCGACGTGATGAAGATGGTCCTGATGAAGTAA
- a CDS encoding UvrD-helicase domain-containing protein, which translates to MIRKKPEPTTMNDSAARLEAQQNFRKTILVEAGAGTGKTTLLVNRICSMIEAGIHPERIAAVTFTVKAAGEMKQRLRNQLRKSESQHARQALENLDRMTINTIHGMAAEFLRMLPVEAKLPPEFTSLDELQQQVAMKDFRESWLTRALDLDVPASFAFADLLGLNLLGNDTKSLSSLFDRLVLSMLDPDELSTGADSVEEVVQAVAPLEHAVANLAPMIQHCSNPDDKLLRQIESALNWYNTRPAEIWSDQGVLWLSAGDAASKQKGSKSNWAVGTLDEARSRYADFTQSVRNLRNTAMSVVCSDCKRWLAPAVLQFRESLRSRGMIGFDDQLLLCRNMLRDSKIARDFFKSRFDHVHIDEFQDTDPVQAEILFYICESKLTHVTRWQDIELEPGKLFVVGDPKQSIYRFRGADVRIYNKVASEIEKEGNKLTITKNFRSFKGILSEVNEITRPLMSARNEYESDYVDLVPSDEASDDDRAVELLVPPATYDRLSQNAALAAKWEAAAIAEHINTLAQNTPGFCFSQVAILMRSGTHISRLQEALGARDIPFISFINEAYVGRVEIESVLTMLLAISNPQHTVAVIGALRSVWFALSDDQLFEHKLSGGSFVYTDNLPRTGPVGAALDSLLSWHRKSKHMSPSALIEELLAVTHTELIFGLKSEGTQRVQNIQTLVEYVRRFEQIGTPSLSSIVERISSMTKLVQNTELDAHDDERRAVQIMSLHKAKGLEFDHVYIFRYDESKQNDGDWTVLKNINDTGHEIGISANNGGYCTLNWETISGQEVLAHTAELNRLLYVGMTRARRKLILPLAWQRTSHKSSKPKIPEPLLARYPLDKDNLPCVDNTLAVRTSSNAVLLRDYRPLASRLKWNADVSDRGIAEYAEWQASLESRVNSLRPAFVRTEEEDTAVDWRQVRARKIGIYVHAVLEQIAKGRKLDHARTLVQRGSKLNPSELDEADRIIENVTASSLFTVDLPQAKTVITELPIVAVADGTPVSKFVDLIFETASGEWVLLDYKSDDIPAEAVGVRTEYHREQIDTYAALFEKLFGRSPARKHLYFLRPDVLVDLK; encoded by the coding sequence ATGATACGGAAGAAACCGGAGCCGACGACAATGAATGACAGCGCAGCGCGTCTTGAAGCGCAGCAAAACTTCCGCAAAACCATTCTGGTCGAAGCAGGTGCAGGTACCGGAAAAACGACGCTCCTCGTCAATCGCATCTGCAGCATGATTGAAGCTGGAATTCATCCCGAGCGTATTGCCGCCGTGACATTTACCGTTAAAGCGGCGGGCGAGATGAAACAGCGGCTCCGCAATCAACTCCGCAAATCTGAATCACAGCATGCGCGTCAAGCCCTTGAAAACCTCGACCGCATGACCATCAACACCATTCACGGCATGGCCGCGGAATTCCTGCGGATGCTGCCCGTTGAAGCTAAACTGCCTCCCGAATTTACTTCACTGGATGAACTGCAACAGCAAGTTGCCATGAAGGATTTTCGCGAGAGCTGGCTGACACGAGCTCTCGATCTTGATGTGCCCGCGTCCTTTGCTTTTGCCGATCTGCTTGGTCTGAATTTGCTCGGCAACGATACAAAAAGTCTGAGTAGTCTGTTCGACCGTCTCGTGTTGTCAATGCTGGACCCCGATGAGCTTTCCACGGGCGCCGACTCGGTCGAGGAAGTCGTGCAGGCAGTCGCACCGCTCGAACATGCCGTCGCAAACCTCGCCCCCATGATTCAGCATTGCAGCAATCCGGACGACAAGCTTCTGAGACAGATTGAAAGCGCGCTGAACTGGTACAACACCCGGCCTGCGGAAATCTGGTCTGATCAAGGTGTATTGTGGCTCAGCGCAGGTGACGCTGCGTCAAAACAAAAAGGAAGCAAATCAAATTGGGCTGTCGGAACGCTGGATGAAGCACGCAGCCGTTACGCCGATTTTACACAGAGTGTGCGGAACCTGCGAAACACAGCCATGTCTGTCGTCTGCAGCGATTGCAAACGCTGGCTTGCCCCGGCTGTGCTGCAATTCCGCGAATCCCTGCGCAGCCGGGGCATGATTGGTTTTGACGACCAATTGCTGCTCTGCCGGAACATGCTCCGGGATTCCAAAATTGCGCGGGACTTCTTCAAGAGCAGATTTGACCATGTCCACATTGACGAGTTTCAGGACACCGATCCAGTTCAGGCCGAAATTCTTTTCTACATCTGCGAATCAAAACTAACTCATGTGACGCGATGGCAGGACATTGAGCTCGAACCCGGCAAACTGTTCGTGGTCGGCGACCCGAAGCAATCTATCTACCGGTTTCGCGGCGCTGACGTGCGCATTTACAACAAAGTCGCCTCCGAAATCGAAAAGGAAGGCAACAAGCTTACCATAACGAAAAACTTCCGAAGCTTCAAAGGCATTCTCTCCGAAGTCAACGAAATCACGCGGCCGCTGATGAGTGCGCGGAATGAGTACGAGTCAGACTACGTGGATCTTGTTCCCTCCGATGAGGCGAGCGACGATGACCGTGCAGTGGAACTGCTTGTGCCGCCGGCCACGTACGACCGGCTGTCGCAAAACGCGGCGCTTGCTGCCAAATGGGAAGCCGCCGCCATCGCCGAACACATCAATACGTTAGCTCAAAATACTCCCGGCTTCTGCTTTTCGCAAGTGGCGATTCTCATGCGTTCGGGCACGCACATATCTCGGTTGCAGGAGGCGCTTGGCGCGCGGGACATTCCCTTCATCAGCTTCATCAATGAGGCCTACGTCGGACGCGTCGAAATTGAATCCGTGCTGACCATGCTTCTTGCCATTTCCAACCCCCAGCATACTGTCGCGGTAATCGGCGCACTGCGCTCGGTCTGGTTTGCATTGTCGGATGATCAACTCTTCGAACATAAACTGTCCGGCGGCAGTTTCGTTTACACGGATAACCTCCCGCGCACCGGTCCGGTGGGCGCCGCGCTGGACAGCTTGCTCTCATGGCACAGGAAAAGCAAGCACATGAGTCCAAGCGCACTGATCGAAGAGCTGCTTGCGGTCACCCACACGGAATTGATCTTCGGCCTGAAGTCGGAAGGCACACAGCGCGTGCAGAACATCCAGACGCTGGTCGAATACGTACGGCGCTTTGAGCAAATCGGCACGCCGTCGCTGTCCTCAATCGTCGAGCGGATCTCCTCCATGACGAAACTCGTGCAGAATACGGAACTGGATGCCCACGACGATGAACGGCGCGCAGTTCAGATTATGTCGCTGCACAAGGCCAAAGGTCTGGAGTTTGACCATGTCTATATCTTCCGCTACGACGAATCGAAACAAAATGACGGCGATTGGACTGTCCTGAAAAACATCAATGATACCGGTCATGAAATCGGAATTTCTGCGAATAACGGCGGGTACTGCACGTTGAATTGGGAGACAATCTCCGGTCAGGAAGTGCTTGCGCACACTGCGGAGCTGAATCGCCTTCTTTATGTCGGAATGACACGCGCTCGCAGGAAACTGATTCTGCCTCTCGCTTGGCAGCGGACGAGCCACAAGTCATCCAAGCCCAAAATCCCCGAACCGCTGTTGGCGCGCTATCCGTTGGACAAGGACAATCTGCCGTGCGTTGACAACACGCTGGCCGTACGGACATCGTCAAACGCAGTGCTCCTAAGGGACTATCGACCACTTGCCTCGCGTCTCAAATGGAATGCCGATGTCTCAGACCGGGGAATTGCGGAGTACGCAGAGTGGCAAGCCTCGCTGGAAAGCCGTGTCAACTCTCTTAGGCCGGCCTTTGTCCGGACGGAAGAAGAGGATACTGCCGTTGATTGGCGGCAGGTACGCGCGCGCAAAATCGGTATCTACGTGCATGCCGTCCTGGAACAGATTGCAAAGGGACGCAAACTCGACCATGCACGGACACTCGTTCAGCGCGGATCCAAACTGAATCCATCTGAACTTGATGAAGCCGACAGAATTATTGAAAATGTCACCGCTTCCAGTCTCTTCACCGTTGACCTGCCGCAGGCCAAAACGGTTATTACGGAGCTGCCGATTGTCGCCGTAGCCGATGGCACTCCCGTCTCGAAATTCGTTGACCTGATCTTTGAAACCGCTTCGGGCGAGTGGGTGCTGCTTGACTACAAGTCGGATGACATTCCCGCTGAAGCCGTCGGCGTGAGAACAGAGTATCATCGCGAACAAATTGACACATACGCTGCGCTGTTCGAGAAACTGTTTGGCCGTTCGCCCGCTCGCAAACATCTCTACTTCCTGAGGCCGGACGTGCTTGTTGACCTGAAATAG